The Mycolicibacterium mageritense genome contains a region encoding:
- the nrdF gene encoding class 1b ribonucleoside-diphosphate reductase subunit beta: protein MKLIDRVSAINWNRLQDDKDAEVWDRLTGNFWLPEKVPVSNDIPSWGTLTAHEKQMTMRVFTGLTLLDTIQGTVGAVSLIPDALTPHEEAVYTNIAFMESVHARSYSNIFSTLCSTAEIDDAFRWSEENPNLQRKAEIVMRYYKGDEPLKRKVASTLLESFLFYSGFYLPMYWSSRAKLTNTADMIRLIIRDEAVHGYYIGYKYQRGLALVDEDKRQELKDYTYELLFELYDNEVEYTQDLYDEVGLTEDVKKFLRYNANKALMNLGYEALFPRDETDVNPAILSALSPNADENHDFFSGSGSSYVIGKAVVTEDEDWDF, encoded by the coding sequence ATGAAGCTGATCGACCGCGTGTCAGCGATCAACTGGAACCGGCTTCAGGACGACAAGGACGCCGAGGTCTGGGATCGGCTCACCGGCAATTTCTGGTTGCCCGAGAAGGTGCCGGTGTCCAACGACATCCCGTCGTGGGGCACGCTGACCGCTCACGAGAAGCAGATGACCATGCGGGTGTTCACCGGTCTCACGCTGCTGGACACCATCCAGGGCACGGTCGGCGCGGTCAGCCTGATCCCCGACGCGCTGACGCCGCACGAGGAAGCCGTCTACACCAACATCGCGTTCATGGAGTCGGTGCACGCGCGCAGCTACTCCAACATCTTTTCGACGCTGTGCTCGACGGCCGAGATCGACGACGCGTTCCGCTGGTCGGAGGAGAACCCGAACCTGCAGCGCAAGGCCGAGATCGTCATGCGGTACTACAAGGGTGACGAGCCGCTCAAGCGCAAGGTGGCCTCCACGCTGCTGGAGAGCTTCCTGTTCTACTCGGGCTTCTACCTGCCGATGTACTGGAGCAGCCGGGCCAAGCTGACCAACACGGCAGACATGATCCGGCTGATCATCCGCGACGAGGCCGTGCACGGCTACTACATCGGCTACAAGTACCAGCGCGGGCTGGCCCTGGTCGACGAGGACAAGCGTCAGGAGCTCAAGGACTACACCTACGAGCTGCTGTTCGAGCTCTACGACAACGAGGTCGAGTACACCCAGGATCTCTACGACGAGGTCGGGCTGACCGAGGACGTCAAGAAGTTCCTGCGCTACAACGCCAACAAGGCCCTGATGAACCTCGGCTACGAGGCGCTGTTCCCCCGGGACGAGACCGACGTGAACCCGGCGATCCTCTCGGCGCTGAGTCCCAACGCCGACGAGAATCACGACTTCTTCTCCGGGTCCGGCAGCAGCTACGTGATCGGCAAGGCCGTCGTCACGGAAGACGAGGACTGGGACTTCTGA
- a CDS encoding alpha/beta hydrolase, with translation MRHSIAQLSLIHGWFPPAVQIIAAVLLVCALARRSARWGTRWLPAMAVVAVAASLLARWYVDSLGVAGNAGPVALWLWAGLTTLAVGVAVVGWPGARWWRRAVSVLAVPLCALGCLVTLNNWVGYFPTVHAAWNQLTSGPLIDQTDRLAVTAMQVTHARPTAGVVVPVDIDSDASGFDHRRELVYLPPAWFATTPPPRLPAVMMIGSELNTPADWLRAGNALRTIDGYAATHGGNAPVLVFVDATGAFSNDTECVNGTRGNAADHLTKDVVPYLVSNFGVRSDRDGWGIVGWSMGGTCAVDLTLMHPDMFRSFVDIAGDLRPNSGDRAETVDRLFGGDDDAWAAYDPLTVLHRHGPYAGVSAWFEVPGPEPGGAVDPTANPEGQDVAATTLCDAARAAAITCSVVTEPGRHDWQFAGRAFASSLPWLAGELHTPQSSPRAETAQAQAGH, from the coding sequence ATGCGTCACTCCATCGCTCAGCTCTCGCTCATCCACGGCTGGTTTCCGCCGGCTGTGCAGATCATCGCTGCGGTGCTGCTGGTGTGTGCCCTGGCCCGGCGGTCTGCGCGGTGGGGCACCCGGTGGTTGCCCGCCATGGCCGTCGTCGCCGTGGCGGCGTCGCTGCTCGCCCGGTGGTACGTCGACTCGCTCGGCGTGGCGGGTAATGCGGGGCCCGTGGCGTTGTGGCTCTGGGCGGGGCTGACGACGTTGGCCGTCGGTGTCGCGGTGGTCGGTTGGCCGGGTGCGCGGTGGTGGCGGCGTGCGGTGTCGGTCCTGGCCGTACCGCTGTGCGCGCTCGGCTGCCTGGTGACGCTCAACAACTGGGTCGGCTACTTCCCGACGGTGCACGCAGCGTGGAACCAGCTGACCTCGGGTCCGCTGATCGATCAGACCGATCGACTGGCCGTGACGGCCATGCAGGTGACCCATGCCCGGCCCACCGCGGGTGTCGTGGTCCCGGTCGACATCGATTCTGACGCATCGGGTTTCGATCACCGTAGGGAACTCGTCTACCTGCCCCCGGCCTGGTTCGCCACCACCCCACCGCCGCGACTGCCCGCGGTGATGATGATCGGCTCGGAACTCAACACGCCCGCCGACTGGTTGCGCGCGGGCAATGCGCTTCGCACGATCGACGGATACGCGGCCACGCACGGCGGCAACGCGCCCGTGCTGGTGTTCGTCGACGCCACCGGTGCGTTCTCGAACGACACCGAGTGCGTCAACGGCACCCGAGGCAATGCGGCCGACCATCTGACGAAAGACGTTGTTCCGTACCTGGTTTCCAACTTCGGGGTGCGGTCGGACCGTGACGGATGGGGGATCGTCGGCTGGTCGATGGGCGGCACGTGCGCGGTGGATCTCACGCTGATGCATCCGGACATGTTCCGGTCGTTCGTCGACATCGCGGGTGACCTGCGACCCAACTCGGGGGACCGGGCCGAGACCGTGGACCGGCTGTTCGGCGGAGACGACGACGCGTGGGCCGCCTACGACCCGCTCACGGTGCTGCACCGGCACGGTCCCTACGCCGGTGTCTCGGCATGGTTCGAAGTGCCTGGGCCCGAACCGGGCGGTGCCGTCGATCCGACGGCAAACCCCGAGGGACAGGATGTCGCAGCCACGACGTTGTGCGACGCGGCACGGGCCGCGGCGATCACGTGCTCGGTGGTGACGGAGCCGGGGCGCCACGACTGGCAGTTCGCGGGAAGGGCCTTTGCGTCGTCGCTGCCGTGGCTCGCGGGAGAGTTGCACACCCCGCAGTCATCCCCGCGAGCCGAAACCGCGCAAGCCCAGGCCGGGCACTAG
- a CDS encoding LLM class flavin-dependent oxidoreductase has translation MTRVIRFNAFDMNCVAHQSPGLWRHPEDQSWRYKDITYWTELAKLLERGRFDGLFIADVLGTYDVYGASDEAAIRQAAQIPVGDPMLLVSAMALVTEHLGFGITTGTGFEHPYPFARRMSTLDHLTNGRIGWNVVTGYLPAAARNMGQTDQPAHDARYDHADEYLEVLYKLWEGSWEDDAVVRDAERGVFTDPAKVHHIGHSGEHFSVPGVHLAEPSAQRTPVIYQAGSSPRGVRFAAENAEAIFTAAPTKAILRETVSTIRSELELAGRDPYSAKIFNLTTIITAETDEEAHAKHAEYLAYGDPEGALVFMSGWMGVDLARYGLDEPIGNVDSNAILSAVKAFQSADPDGREWAVRDIAEWGEIGGMGPRIVGSGVRVADTLQEWVEETDVDGFNLAYAITPGSFADFISHVVPVLTARGAYQSEYAPGTLRNKLLGRGDRLADEHRGAGYRVGAQKSTIIDRPSTVPSSSSSTAAQPARGR, from the coding sequence GTGACCCGTGTGATTCGCTTCAACGCCTTCGACATGAACTGTGTCGCCCATCAGTCGCCCGGGCTGTGGCGCCACCCTGAGGATCAGTCCTGGCGCTACAAGGACATCACCTACTGGACTGAGCTGGCAAAACTGTTGGAACGCGGCCGCTTTGACGGTTTGTTCATCGCCGACGTGCTCGGCACATACGACGTGTACGGCGCGAGCGACGAGGCCGCCATCCGCCAGGCTGCCCAGATCCCGGTCGGCGATCCGATGCTGCTGGTGTCGGCGATGGCGCTGGTGACGGAGCATCTCGGCTTCGGCATCACGACGGGCACGGGCTTCGAGCACCCATATCCGTTCGCGCGGCGCATGTCGACGCTCGACCATCTCACCAACGGCCGCATCGGCTGGAACGTCGTCACCGGCTATCTGCCTGCGGCGGCGCGCAACATGGGCCAGACCGATCAGCCCGCGCACGATGCGCGCTACGACCACGCCGATGAGTACCTCGAGGTGCTCTACAAGTTGTGGGAGGGCTCGTGGGAGGACGACGCGGTGGTGCGCGACGCCGAACGGGGCGTGTTCACCGACCCGGCCAAGGTGCACCACATCGGCCATTCAGGTGAGCATTTCAGCGTGCCGGGCGTGCATCTCGCGGAGCCGTCGGCACAGCGCACGCCGGTGATCTACCAGGCCGGCTCGTCCCCGCGCGGCGTGCGGTTCGCCGCCGAGAACGCCGAGGCGATCTTCACCGCCGCGCCAACGAAAGCCATCCTGCGCGAGACGGTTTCGACGATCCGATCGGAGCTGGAGCTGGCGGGCCGAGATCCGTACTCCGCCAAGATCTTCAACCTGACCACGATCATCACCGCAGAGACCGACGAAGAAGCCCACGCCAAACACGCCGAGTATCTGGCCTACGGGGATCCCGAAGGCGCGCTGGTGTTCATGTCCGGCTGGATGGGTGTCGACCTCGCGCGCTACGGCCTCGACGAGCCCATCGGCAATGTCGACTCCAACGCAATCCTGTCCGCGGTCAAGGCGTTTCAGAGCGCCGACCCCGACGGGCGCGAGTGGGCGGTGCGCGACATCGCGGAGTGGGGTGAGATCGGCGGCATGGGGCCGCGCATCGTCGGATCGGGTGTTCGAGTCGCCGACACGTTGCAGGAGTGGGTCGAGGAGACCGATGTCGACGGTTTCAACCTGGCCTACGCCATCACCCCCGGATCGTTTGCCGACTTCATCTCGCATGTCGTGCCGGTGCTGACGGCGCGCGGCGCGTACCAGTCCGAGTACGCGCCAGGCACCCTGCGCAACAAGCTGCTGGGCCGCGGTGACCGCCTGGCCGACGAGCATCGCGGGGCCGGCTACCGGGTGGGTGCGCAGAAGTCGACCATCATCGACCGCCCGTCCACCGTGCCGTCATCGTCGAGTTCGACCGCCGCCCAGCCCGCACGAGGTCGCTAG
- a CDS encoding DUF3349 domain-containing protein — translation MTAQSLLTSILNWLRAGYPEGVPGSDRVPLLALLRATPLTDEQVKEVVRNITTDGAVTVPEGGIDRDEIAAFISDVTDHDAGPENINRVAAKLAAAGWPLAGVDHNSGQAGG, via the coding sequence GTGACCGCTCAGTCTCTGCTGACCTCGATCTTGAACTGGCTGCGTGCCGGTTATCCCGAAGGTGTTCCCGGCTCGGACCGGGTGCCGCTGCTGGCGCTGCTGCGCGCCACCCCGTTGACCGACGAACAGGTCAAGGAGGTGGTGCGCAACATCACCACAGACGGCGCGGTCACGGTTCCCGAGGGCGGGATCGACCGGGACGAGATCGCCGCATTCATCTCTGACGTCACCGATCACGATGCCGGCCCGGAGAACATCAACCGCGTCGCGGCCAAATTGGCGGCCGCCGGGTGGCCGCTGGCCGGAGTCGATCACAACTCCGGCCAGGCGGGCGGCTAG
- a CDS encoding NAD(P)-dependent alcohol dehydrogenase, whose protein sequence is MSTVSAYAATSATEPLTKTTITRREVGPHDVAFDIHFAGICHSDIHTVKAEWGQPNYPVVPGHEIAGVVTAVGSEVTKYKVGDHVGVGCFVDSCRECDNCKAGLEQYCTGTGMVGTYNATDRDGTPTNGGYSGAIVVDENYVLRIPDSIPLDKAAPLLCAGITLYSPLRHWNAGPGKKVAVIGLGGLGHMGVKLAHAMGAHVTVLSQSLKKMEDGLRLGADEYYATSDPDTFTKLAGKFDLILNTVSANLDMGAYLGLLATDGTLVELGAPEKPLVVPFFPLGAYRRSLSGSMIGGIPETQEMLDFCAEHDVTPEIEVIQPDYINEAYQRVLASDVRYRFVIDTASLRG, encoded by the coding sequence ATGAGCACTGTTTCCGCATACGCCGCGACCTCGGCGACCGAGCCGCTGACCAAGACCACCATCACCCGCCGCGAGGTAGGGCCGCACGACGTGGCGTTCGACATCCACTTCGCCGGCATCTGTCACTCCGACATCCACACCGTGAAGGCCGAGTGGGGCCAGCCCAACTACCCCGTCGTCCCGGGCCATGAGATCGCCGGCGTCGTGACCGCGGTGGGCTCCGAGGTCACCAAGTACAAGGTCGGCGACCACGTGGGCGTGGGCTGCTTCGTCGACTCCTGCCGCGAATGCGACAACTGCAAGGCCGGGTTGGAGCAGTACTGCACCGGCACCGGCATGGTCGGCACGTACAACGCCACCGATCGCGACGGCACCCCGACCAACGGCGGCTACAGCGGCGCGATCGTGGTCGACGAGAACTACGTGCTGCGTATCCCCGACAGCATCCCGCTGGACAAGGCCGCTCCCCTGCTGTGCGCGGGCATCACGCTGTACTCGCCGCTGCGGCACTGGAATGCGGGCCCCGGCAAGAAGGTCGCGGTCATCGGCCTCGGCGGTCTGGGTCACATGGGCGTCAAGCTGGCCCACGCGATGGGCGCGCACGTCACGGTGCTGTCGCAATCGCTGAAGAAGATGGAGGACGGCCTGCGGCTCGGCGCCGACGAGTACTACGCGACCAGCGACCCGGACACCTTCACCAAACTGGCAGGCAAGTTCGACCTGATCCTGAACACCGTGTCGGCCAACCTCGACATGGGCGCCTACCTGGGCCTGCTGGCCACCGACGGCACCCTCGTCGAACTGGGCGCGCCCGAGAAGCCGCTGGTGGTGCCGTTCTTCCCGCTCGGCGCATACCGTCGCAGCCTGTCCGGTTCGATGATCGGCGGCATCCCGGAGACCCAGGAGATGCTCGACTTCTGCGCCGAGCACGACGTGACCCCCGAGATCGAGGTCATCCAGCCCGACTACATCAACGAGGCCTACCAGCGCGTGCTCGCCAGCGACGTGCGGTACCGCTTCGTCATCGATACCGCCTCGCTGCGGGGCTAG
- a CDS encoding YciI family protein, which yields MFHVLTTTYTQPIDVVDQTRPAHVAWLNEEVAAGRILLAGRVESATGAVLITGDLTDEEVEDVIARDPYTLAGLIRCERLSFNGSIRAPGL from the coding sequence GTGTTCCACGTCCTCACCACGACCTACACCCAGCCCATCGACGTCGTCGACCAGACGCGTCCAGCCCACGTGGCGTGGCTCAACGAGGAAGTGGCCGCGGGCCGCATCCTGCTGGCCGGCCGGGTGGAATCCGCGACCGGTGCGGTTCTGATCACCGGTGACCTGACCGACGAGGAGGTCGAGGACGTCATCGCCCGCGACCCGTACACCTTGGCCGGCCTGATCCGCTGCGAGCGGCTGTCCTTCAACGGCTCGATCCGCGCACCCGGACTGTAA
- a CDS encoding iron-siderophore ABC transporter substrate-binding protein, whose product MLITRPRATAALIVAAATLASGCGSDTATPQPQQSMITSTTKIADAGVLGNQRRPDESCAPDPAPADSAPRQVRNAGGPGIPENTELSGDPQRIVALSGDQLDALCALGLQSRIVAAALPDGTDQQPSYLGTVVHDVAAAGHRDAPDLAAVEGAHPDLILGSQALTPDAFGGLSAIAPTVFTGAPGAAWQDTLRTVGAATGRADAANELIDKFDDAAAKTGADNDATHFQASVVQLTENTVRVFGTENFPGSVLARVGLDRPAAQRFTDKPYAELATSDADFSIADGDIVYVSFASPAARDNATKILDSDAWRALSATRDNRVFVVNNEVWQTGQNIVAARGILDDLRWVNAPIN is encoded by the coding sequence GTGCTGATCACCCGACCGCGCGCGACCGCCGCGCTGATTGTCGCGGCGGCGACCCTCGCCAGTGGCTGCGGCTCGGACACCGCGACGCCGCAACCGCAGCAGTCGATGATCACCAGCACCACCAAGATCGCCGATGCCGGGGTGCTGGGTAACCAGCGCAGGCCCGACGAGTCGTGCGCACCCGACCCGGCGCCGGCGGATTCCGCACCCCGTCAGGTCCGAAATGCCGGCGGACCAGGAATCCCTGAGAACACCGAGCTGAGCGGCGACCCGCAGCGCATCGTCGCGCTCTCCGGTGATCAACTCGACGCGCTGTGTGCGTTGGGCCTGCAGTCCCGCATCGTCGCCGCGGCGCTGCCCGACGGCACCGATCAGCAGCCCTCGTATCTGGGCACGGTGGTGCACGACGTCGCCGCCGCGGGCCACCGCGACGCACCTGATCTCGCGGCGGTCGAAGGGGCCCATCCCGACCTGATCCTGGGATCGCAGGCTTTGACCCCCGATGCGTTCGGCGGGCTGTCGGCCATCGCGCCCACGGTGTTCACCGGGGCTCCGGGCGCGGCGTGGCAGGACACTCTGCGCACGGTGGGCGCGGCGACCGGACGCGCCGACGCGGCCAACGAGCTGATCGACAAATTCGACGACGCGGCGGCCAAGACCGGTGCCGACAACGACGCCACCCACTTCCAGGCATCGGTGGTGCAGCTCACCGAGAACACCGTGCGCGTGTTCGGGACCGAGAACTTCCCCGGCAGTGTGTTGGCCCGCGTCGGTCTGGATCGCCCTGCCGCGCAACGTTTTACCGACAAGCCCTACGCCGAGCTGGCCACGTCCGACGCGGATTTCTCGATCGCAGACGGTGACATCGTCTACGTGTCGTTCGCGTCTCCGGCCGCCAGGGACAACGCCACCAAGATCCTCGACAGCGACGCGTGGCGGGCATTGTCGGCCACACGGGACAACCGGGTTTTCGTCGTCAACAACGAGGTGTGGCAGACCGGTCAGAACATCGTCGCGGCCCGCGGCATCCTGGATGACCTGCGGTGGGTCAACGCTCCGATCAACTAG
- the ctaD gene encoding aa3-type cytochrome oxidase subunit I, producing the protein MVAEAPPIGELEARRPFPERMGPKGNLVYNLITTTDHKLIGIMYCVACFAFFFIGGLMALFMRTELAMPGLQFLSNEQFNQLFTMHGTVMLLFYATPIVFGFANLVLPLQIGAPDVAFPRLNAFSFWLFLFGALIALAGFITPGGAADFGWTAYSPLTDAIHSPGAGGDLWIMGLAVGGLGTILGGVNMVTTVVCMRAPGMTMFRMPVFTWNILVTSILVLIAFPILTAALFGLAADRHLGAHIYDPANGGVLLWQHLFWFFGHPEVYIIALPFFGIVSEIFPVFSRKPIFGYTTLIYATISIAALSVAVWAHHMYATGAVLLPFFSFMTFLIAVPTGIKFFNWIGTMWKGQLTFETPMLFSVGFLITFLLGGLSGVLLASPPLDFHVTDSYFVIAHFHYVLFGTIVFATYAGIYFWFPKMTGRLLDERLGKLHFWLTFIGFHTTFLVQHWVGDEGMPRRYADYLPSDGFTTLNVVSTIGAFILGISTLPFVWNVFKSWRYGEPVTVDDPWGYGNSLEWATSCPPPRHNFTELPRIRSERPAFELHYPHMVERMRAEAHVGRAHHPELEPVDQSS; encoded by the coding sequence TTGGTAGCCGAAGCGCCCCCAATCGGAGAACTCGAGGCACGTCGTCCGTTTCCGGAACGTATGGGCCCCAAGGGAAACCTTGTCTACAACCTGATCACCACCACCGATCACAAGCTGATCGGCATCATGTACTGCGTCGCGTGCTTCGCCTTCTTCTTCATCGGCGGGCTCATGGCGCTTTTCATGCGCACCGAGCTCGCGATGCCCGGCCTGCAGTTCCTGAGCAACGAGCAGTTCAACCAGCTGTTCACCATGCACGGCACGGTGATGCTGCTGTTCTACGCCACGCCCATCGTGTTCGGCTTCGCCAACCTGGTGCTGCCACTGCAGATCGGTGCGCCCGACGTGGCGTTCCCGCGCCTGAACGCGTTCTCGTTCTGGCTGTTCCTGTTCGGCGCGCTGATCGCGCTGGCCGGCTTCATCACCCCGGGCGGTGCCGCGGACTTCGGCTGGACGGCCTACTCACCGCTGACCGACGCGATCCACTCGCCCGGCGCTGGTGGTGACCTGTGGATCATGGGCCTTGCCGTCGGTGGTCTCGGCACCATCCTCGGCGGTGTGAACATGGTCACGACCGTGGTCTGCATGCGTGCCCCGGGCATGACGATGTTCCGGATGCCGGTGTTCACCTGGAACATCCTGGTGACCTCGATCCTGGTGCTGATCGCCTTCCCGATCCTCACCGCCGCGCTGTTCGGCCTGGCGGCCGACCGCCACCTGGGCGCCCACATCTACGACCCCGCCAACGGCGGTGTCCTGCTGTGGCAGCACCTGTTCTGGTTCTTCGGCCATCCCGAGGTGTACATCATCGCGCTGCCGTTCTTCGGCATCGTCAGCGAGATCTTCCCGGTGTTCAGCCGCAAGCCGATCTTCGGTTACACCACCCTGATCTACGCGACCATCAGCATCGCGGCCCTGTCGGTCGCCGTGTGGGCGCACCACATGTACGCCACCGGCGCGGTGCTGCTGCCGTTCTTCAGCTTCATGACGTTCCTGATCGCGGTCCCGACCGGCATCAAGTTCTTCAACTGGATCGGCACGATGTGGAAGGGCCAGTTGACGTTCGAGACGCCGATGCTGTTCTCGGTCGGCTTCCTCATCACGTTCCTGCTCGGCGGCCTGTCGGGTGTGCTGCTGGCCAGCCCCCCGCTGGACTTCCACGTCACCGACAGCTACTTCGTCATCGCGCACTTCCACTACGTGCTGTTCGGCACCATCGTGTTCGCCACCTACGCGGGCATCTACTTCTGGTTCCCGAAGATGACGGGCCGGCTGCTCGACGAGCGCCTCGGCAAGCTGCACTTCTGGCTGACGTTCATCGGCTTCCACACCACGTTCCTGGTGCAGCACTGGGTCGGTGACGAGGGCATGCCGCGCCGCTACGCCGACTACCTGCCGTCCGACGGTTTCACGACGCTCAACGTGGTCTCCACCATCGGCGCGTTCATCCTGGGCATCTCGACGCTGCCGTTCGTCTGGAACGTGTTCAAGAGCTGGCGCTACGGCGAGCCCGTGACCGTCGACGATCCGTGGGGCTACGGAAACTCGCTGGAGTGGGCGACGTCCTGCCCGCCGCCGCGGCACAACTTCACCGAGCTGCCCCGCATCCGGTCGGAGCGTCCGGCGTTCGAGCTGCACTACCCGCACATGGTCGAGCGGATGCGCGCAGAGGCCCACGTCGGCCGGGCGCATCACCCGGAGCTCGAACCCGTGGACCAATCCAGCTGA
- the serB gene encoding phosphoserine phosphatase SerB, producing the protein MNTPKVSVLITVTGVDQPGVTSALFEVLSRHQVELRNVEQVVIRGRLTLGVLVAAPAEVVDGDGLRTDVEAAIHGVGLDVTIERSDDMPVLREPSTHTIVVLGRPITAGSFGVVAREAAALGVNIDTIRGVSDYPVTGLELRVSVPSAAAYGQLQTAMAQVAVDEGVDIALEDYSLSRRAKRLIVFDVDSTLIQGEVIEMLAARAGMEAQVAAVTEAAMRGELDFAESLHQRVATLAGLPAEVLDDVADQIELTPGARTTIRTLRRLGFHCGVVSGGFRQVIEPLAEELMLDFVAANHLEIVDGKLTGRVIGPVVDRPGKAKALRDFASQAGVPMEQTVAVGDGANDIDMLAAAGLGVAFNAKPALREVADASLSHPYLDTVLFILGITRAEIEAADAIDGMVRRVEIPED; encoded by the coding sequence GTGAACACGCCGAAGGTGTCGGTTCTCATCACCGTCACCGGAGTCGATCAACCCGGCGTCACGTCAGCGTTGTTCGAGGTGCTGTCCCGCCATCAGGTGGAACTGCGCAATGTCGAACAGGTCGTCATCCGCGGCCGGCTCACCCTGGGTGTGCTGGTCGCGGCCCCGGCCGAAGTCGTTGACGGCGACGGGTTGCGCACTGACGTCGAGGCCGCGATACACGGCGTCGGGCTCGACGTGACGATCGAGCGCAGCGACGACATGCCGGTGCTGCGGGAACCGTCGACGCACACCATCGTGGTGCTGGGCCGTCCCATCACCGCAGGGTCGTTCGGTGTGGTGGCGCGCGAGGCCGCGGCTCTCGGCGTCAACATCGACACGATCCGCGGGGTCTCCGACTATCCGGTGACGGGTCTGGAGCTGCGCGTGTCGGTGCCGTCCGCGGCGGCCTACGGGCAGCTGCAGACCGCCATGGCGCAGGTCGCGGTCGACGAGGGCGTGGACATCGCGCTGGAGGATTACAGCCTGTCCCGCCGGGCCAAGCGGCTCATCGTGTTCGACGTCGACTCGACCCTCATCCAAGGCGAGGTGATCGAGATGCTGGCGGCGCGGGCCGGGATGGAAGCCCAGGTGGCCGCCGTCACCGAAGCGGCCATGCGGGGCGAACTGGACTTCGCCGAATCCCTGCACCAGCGGGTCGCGACCCTGGCCGGGCTGCCCGCTGAGGTGCTCGACGACGTCGCCGATCAGATCGAGTTGACCCCTGGTGCCCGGACCACCATCCGGACCCTGCGCCGGTTGGGGTTTCACTGTGGTGTGGTCTCCGGCGGGTTCCGTCAGGTGATCGAGCCGCTGGCCGAGGAGTTGATGCTCGACTTCGTCGCGGCCAACCACCTCGAGATCGTCGACGGCAAGCTCACCGGGCGGGTCATCGGACCCGTCGTCGACCGGCCCGGAAAAGCCAAGGCGCTGCGGGATTTCGCCAGCCAGGCCGGGGTGCCCATGGAGCAGACCGTCGCCGTGGGCGACGGTGCCAACGACATCGACATGCTGGCCGCGGCCGGCCTGGGGGTTGCCTTCAACGCCAAGCCCGCGTTGCGCGAGGTCGCCGACGCGTCGTTGAGCCATCCGTACCTGGACACCGTGCTGTTCATCCTCGGCATTACGCGCGCGGAGATCGAGGCCGCCGACGCGATCGACGGCATGGTGCGCCGCGTCGAGATCCCCGAGGACTGA